The Streptomyces bacillaris sequence TGCCCGATACCCCCCACCCGTAGTTCACTGGGCCGCGTCGGGCGGTTTCGCCCCGGCGCTGTCGCAGGGACCTGGAGGCGTTTCGCATGGGGGCTGGCCACGACCACGGGCATACGCACGGCGGACCGCCCCCGACCGGAACGGCGGCCGCCGCCTACCGGGGCAGGCTGCGCGTCGCCCTGACGATCACGCTGAGCGTGATGGTCATGGAGATCGTCGGCGGGGTGCTCTCCGACTCGCTGGCCCTGATCGCGGACGCCGCCCACATGGCCACCGACGCCCTGGGGCTCGGGATGGCGCTGCTCGCCATCCACTTCGCCAACCGCCCGGCCGGGCCGAACCGCACCTTCGGCTTCGCCCGCGCCGAGATCCTGGCGGCGCTCGCCAACTGTCTGCTGCTGCTCGGCGTGGGCGCCTTCCTGATCTTCGAGGCGGTCGACCGGTTCATCACGCCGGCCGAGACGAAGGGCGGCCTGGCGATCATGTTCGCCGTCGTCGGTCTGGTGGCCAACATCGTCTCCCTCTCCCTGCTGATGCGGGGGCAGAAGGAGAGCCTGAACGTGCGCGGCGCCTATCTGGAGGTGATGGCGGACACCCTGGGCTCGGTCGCGGTGATCGTCTCGGCGGGCATCATCATGGCGACCGGCTGGCAGGCCGCCGACCCGATCGCCTCCCTGGTGATCGGCCTGATGATCGTCCCCCGCACGGTGAAGCTGCTGCGGGAGACCCTGAACGTGCTGCTGGAGGCGGCGCCCAAGGGTGTGGACATGGCGGAGGTACGGGCCCACATCATGGCGCTCCCCGGCGTCCTCGGCGTCCACGACCTGCACGCCTGGACGATCACCTCGGGGATGCCGGTGCTCTCGGCCCATGTGGTGGTGCGCCAGGAGATGCTGGACTCGATAGGGCACGAGAAGGTGCTCCACGAGCTGCAGGGCTGCCTCGGGGACCACTTCGACGTGGAGCACTGCACCTTCCAGCTGGAGCCGAGCGGTCACGCGGAGCACGAGGCGCGTCTCTGCCACTGAGGGCCGGAGGGCCGAGCTGCCGCTGAGGGCCGAGGGGGGGTGCGGCGGCGGTGCTATGGTGATTTCGCTGAGACGTTCGACTCTCACGCGGACATCCCGGACGGGCCGAGACCCTTTTCGACGGGGCCTTTCGAGAGGAGCTGAGGTTGATGACGGTCGCGACGACGCCTTCCCGGCGCAGCAATCGTTCTTCCCTCATCTCCCGGGTTTCCGGCTAGGTCCGCCTTTCTTCACCTCTCTTCCGGATCGAGTCGGGACCCTCACACCTCAAGGGTTTCCCACGTTGACCGAGAACACCGACGCCTCGCGTACCGAGGCGTTCTTCACCCTGCACCACCGTCTCCCCCGGCAGAGCCCCGGCTCCGACGCCACCACGCGTCGGCTGCTCGCCCTGGCCGGTCCGCTCCCCGACCGTCCGCACGTCCTCGATCTGGGCTGCGGTCCGGGCCGTGCCTCCCTGTTGCTCGCCGCCGAGGCAGGCGCCGAGGTGACCGCGGTCGACCTGCACCAGCCGTTCCTGGACGAGCTGCGTGAGGCGGCCGACGCGCGCGGCCTGGGCGACCGCATCCGTACGGTCCGGGCCGACATGGGCGACCTCACCGGCCCCGCCTTCCCTGCGGGCTCCTTCGACCTGATCTGGGCCGAAGGGTCGGCGTACTGCATCGGCTTCGCCACCGCCGTACGCGACTGGCAGCGGCTGCTGGCCCCCGGCGGCGCGATGGTGATCTCCGAGTGCGTCTGGACCACCGACGCGCCCTCGGCCGGGGCGCGCGCCTTCTGGGACCGCAACGGCTCCCTGCGCACCCTGCCCGGGACCACGGCGGCGGCCGTCGCGGCGGGCTGCACGGTCCACGCGGTGCTGCTCCAGCCCGACAGCGACTGGGACGAGTACTACGGACCGCTCGCCGAGCGGGTGGCGGGCGCCGGTCCGGCGGCTCCCGGCATGGAGTGGGCGCTCGCGGCCACCCGTGAGGAGCTGGCGGTACGGCGTGCGTGCGGCGCGGAGTACGGCTATGCCGCGTACGTGCTCCGCCCGGCCGACCCCCGCTGGACCACCCGGCCGGAGACGGCCGCGGACCGGGAGGCGGTGCACGCGGTCAACGCCGCCGCGTTCCCGACCCGGGACGAGGCCGACCTCGTGGACGCCCTGCGGGCCGACGCCGGGGCCTGGCTGCCGGAGCTGTCGTACGTCGCGGAGGCACCGGACGGGTCCGTGGCGGCGTACGCGCTGCTGACCCGGTGCCGGATCGGGGACGCCCCGGCGCTCGCGCTGGCCCCGGTGGCCACCTCGCCCGCCCACCAGCGGCAGGGGGCCGGACAGGCGGTGGTGCGGGCGGCGCTCGATGCGGCCCGGGTGCGCGGGGAAGCGCTGGTGGTGGTGCTCGGTGATCCCCAGTACTACGCGCGCTTCGGTTGCGTACCCGCTTCCACCTACAGGATCCGGCCAGGTTTCGAGGTGCCGGACGAGGCGATGATGGCTCTGGTGCTGGACGATTCCGTCCCGGTTCCGACCGGCATGATCCGTTATCCGGCCGCCTTCGGGGTCTGAAACACCGTCCGCCCCGCCGCGCGCACCCTGTGCGGCGGGGCGGACATGCCCGGACCCGAAGTACGGACAAGCGGCTTTTGTACGGCAGACTTGACCGGACTCGAGGGGTCCGGCGCACGAGGCCGGGGACCAAAGCGAAGGATGGGTATGCCGACCACACCAGCCACCGCGACGCACAGCTCGTCGAACGGCACCGCAGAAGCGATCATGCTCGAACTGGTCGACGAGAACGGCACCACCATCGGCACCGCGGAGAAGCTGGCGGCCCACCAGGCCCCCGGGCAGCTGCACCGCGCCTT is a genomic window containing:
- a CDS encoding GNAT family N-acetyltransferase, which produces MTENTDASRTEAFFTLHHRLPRQSPGSDATTRRLLALAGPLPDRPHVLDLGCGPGRASLLLAAEAGAEVTAVDLHQPFLDELREAADARGLGDRIRTVRADMGDLTGPAFPAGSFDLIWAEGSAYCIGFATAVRDWQRLLAPGGAMVISECVWTTDAPSAGARAFWDRNGSLRTLPGTTAAAVAAGCTVHAVLLQPDSDWDEYYGPLAERVAGAGPAAPGMEWALAATREELAVRRACGAEYGYAAYVLRPADPRWTTRPETAADREAVHAVNAAAFPTRDEADLVDALRADAGAWLPELSYVAEAPDGSVAAYALLTRCRIGDAPALALAPVATSPAHQRQGAGQAVVRAALDAARVRGEALVVVLGDPQYYARFGCVPASTYRIRPGFEVPDEAMMALVLDDSVPVPTGMIRYPAAFGV
- a CDS encoding cation diffusion facilitator family transporter, with translation MGAGHDHGHTHGGPPPTGTAAAAYRGRLRVALTITLSVMVMEIVGGVLSDSLALIADAAHMATDALGLGMALLAIHFANRPAGPNRTFGFARAEILAALANCLLLLGVGAFLIFEAVDRFITPAETKGGLAIMFAVVGLVANIVSLSLLMRGQKESLNVRGAYLEVMADTLGSVAVIVSAGIIMATGWQAADPIASLVIGLMIVPRTVKLLRETLNVLLEAAPKGVDMAEVRAHIMALPGVLGVHDLHAWTITSGMPVLSAHVVVRQEMLDSIGHEKVLHELQGCLGDHFDVEHCTFQLEPSGHAEHEARLCH